From Mycobacterium cookii:
CACTCCAGCCACTACGGCCGGATGTGTCCGATCGAGACGCCGGAAGGCCCGAACATCGGTCTGATCGGCTCGCTGTCGGTGTACGCCCGGGTCAACCCGTTCGGCTTCATCGAGACGCCGTACCGCAAGGTCGTCAACGGTGTGGTCACCGACGAGATCGAGTACCTGACCGCCGACGAGGAAGACCGCCACGTCGTCGCCCAGGCCAACTCGCCGTTGGACGGTGAGGGCCACTTCACCGAGGACCGCGTCCTGGTCCGCCGTAAGGGCGGCGAGGTCGAGTACGTGTCCTCGTCCGAGGTCGACTACATGGACGTGTCACCGCGCCAGATGGTGTCGGTGGCCACCGCGATGATCCCGTTCCTCGAGCACGACGACGCCAACCGCGCCCTGATGGGTGCCAACATGCAGCGCCAGGCGGTTCCGCTGGTGCGCAGCGAGGCACCGCTGGTGGGTACCGGTATGGAGCTGCGTGCCGCGATCGACGCGGGCGATGTCGTCGTCGCCGAGAAGGCCGGCGTCATCGAGGAGGTGTCCGCCGACTACATCACCGTGATGGCCGACGACGGCACCCGGCACACCTACCGGATGCGCAAGTTCGCCCGGTCGAACCACGGCACCTGCGCCAACCAGCGTCCGATCGTGGACGCCGGTGAGCGGGTCGAGGCGGGACAGGTCATCGCCGACGGGCCGTGCACCGACAACGGTGAGATGGCGCTGGGCAAGAACCTGCTGGTGGCGATCATGCCGTGGGAAGGCCACAACTACGAGGACGCGATCATCCTGTCCAACCGCCTGGTTGAGGAGGACGTGTTGACCTCGATTCACATCGAGGAGCACGAGATCGATGCCCGCGACACCAAGCTGGGCGCCGAGGAGATCACCCGGGACATCCCGAACGTCTCCGACGAGGTGCTGGCTGACCTCGACGAGCGCGGCATCGTCCGCATCGGCGCCGAGGTCCGCGACGGCGACATCCTGGTCGGCAAGGTCACCCCGAAGGGTGAGACCGAGCTGACCCCGGAGGAGCGGCTGCTGCGGGCGATCTTCGGCGAGAAGGCCCGCGAGGTCCGCGACACATCGCTGAAGGTGCCGCACGGTGAGTCCGGCAAGGTGATCGGTATCCGGGTGTTCTCCCGCGAGGACGACGACGAGCTGCCCGCCGGTGTCAACGAGCTGGTGCGGGTGTACGTCGCCCAGAAGCGCAAGATCTCCGACGGTGACAAGCTGGCCGGTCGACACGGCAACAAGGGCGTCATCGGCAAGATCCTGGCGCAGGAGGACATGCCGTTCCTGCCGGACGGCACGCCCGTCGACATCATCCTGAACACCCACGGTGTGCCGCGACGGATGAACATCGGCCAGATCCTGGAGACCCACCTCGGGTGGTGCGCTCACAGCGGATGGAAGGTCGATGTCGCCGGCGGCGTCCCGGGCTGGGCCGAGAACCTGCCCGAGCGCATGCTGGAAGCCGAGTCGAACAACATCGTCGCGACCCCGGTCTTCGATGGCGCCAAGGAGGACGAGCTGACGGGCCTGCTGGCCTCGACGCTGCCCAACCGCGACGGCGAAGTGCTGGTGAACAAGGACGGCAAGGCTGTTCTGTTCGACGGTCGCAGCGGTGAGCCGTTCCCGTATCCGGTGACGGTCGGCTTCATGTACATCATGAAGTTGCACCACTTGGTCGACGACAAGATTCACGCTCGCTCCACCGGCCCGTACTCGATGATCACCCAGCAGCCGCTTGGTGGTAAGGCGCAGTTCGGTGGTCAGCGGTTCGGCGAGATGGAGTGCTGGGCCATGCAGGCCTACGGCGCCGCGTACACGCTGCAGGAGCTGTTGACCATCAAGTCCGACGACACCGTCGGTCGGGTCAAGGTGTACGAGGCAATTGTCAAGGGCGAGAACATCCCTGAGCCGGGCATCCCCGAGTCGTTCAAGGTGCTGCTCAAGGAACTGCAGTCGCTGTGCCTCAACGTCGAGGTGCTGTCCAGCGACGGTGCGGCCATCGAGATGCGCGACGGCGACGACGAGGACCTGGAGCGCGCTGCTGCGAACCTGGGAATCAACTTGTCTCGCAACGAATCTGCGTCCGTAGAAGACCTAGCCTGATCGCGGCGAAGCCGCGGCGCTAACTGTTTTGTTTTCTAATCCCGAAAGGGGAAAGGGAGTTACGTGTTAGACGTCAACTTCTTCGATGAACTCCGCATCGGCCTGGCCACCGCGGAGGACATCCGCAACTGGTCCTACGGCGAGGTCAAAAAGCCGGAAACGATCAACTACCGCACGCTCAAGCCCGAGAAGGACGGCCTGTTCTGCGAGAAGATCTTCGGACCGACTCGCGACTGGGAGTGCTACTGCGGCAAGTACAAGCGCGTGCGCTTCAAGGGCATCATCTGTGAGCGCTGTGGCGTCGAGGTGACTCGCGCCAAGGTGCGTCGTGAGCGGATGGGCCACATCGAGTTGGCCGCACCGGTCACCCACATCTGGTACTTCAAGGGTGTGCCGTCACGGTTGGGGTATCTGCTCGACCTGGCGCCGAAGGATCTCGAGAAGATCATCTACTTCGCCGCCTATGTGATCACCGCCGTCGACGACGAGATGCGGCACAACGAGCTGTCCACGCTCGAGGCCGAAATGGTGGTCGAGCGCAAGGCGGTCGAAGACCAGCGTGACGCTGACCTCGAGGCCCGTGCGCAGAAGCTGGAAGCCGACCTGGCCGAGTTGGAGGCCGAAGGCGCGAAAGCCGATGCGCGGCGCAAGGTTCGCGACGGCGGCGAGCGCGAGATGCGTCAGCTCCGCGACCGGGCCCAGCGTGAGCTGGACCGGCTGGAGGAGATCTGGACCACCTTCACCAAGTTGGCTCCCAAGCAGTTGATCGTCGACGAGGTGCTCTACCGCGAGCTCGTCGACCGCTACGGCGAATACTTCACCGGCGCCATGGGTGCGGAGTCGATCCAGAAGCTGATCGAGAACTTCGACATCGAGGCCGAGGCCGAGACGCTGCGTGACGTCATCCGGAACGGCAAGGGGCAGAAGAAGCTTCGCGCCCTGAAGCGTCTGAAGGTCGTCGCCGCGTTCCAGGCCAACAGCAACTCGCCGATGGGCATGGTGCTCGACGCGGTCCCGGTGATCCCGCCGGAGCTGCGTCCGATGGTTCAGCTCGACGGTGGCCGGTTCGCCACCAGTGACCTGAACGACCTGTACCGCCGCGTGATCAACCGCAACAACCGTCTGAAGAGGCTGATCGACCTCGGTGCGCCCGAGATCATCGTCAACAACGAGAAGCGGATGTTGCAGGAGTCGGTCGACGCGTTGTTCGACAACGGTCGTCGCGGTCGTCCGGTCACTGGCCCGGGCAACCGTCCGCTCAAGTCGCTGTCGGATCTGCTGAAGGGCAAGCAGGGCCGGTTCCGTCAGAACCTGCTCGGTAAGCGTGTCGACTACTCGGGCCGTTCGGTCATCGTGGTCGGTCCGCAGCTCAAGCTGCACCAGTGCGGTCTGCCCAAGCTGATGGCCCTGGAGCTGTTCAAGCCGTTCGTGATGAAGCGTCTGGTCGACCTCAACCACGCGCAGAACATCAAGAGCGCCAAGCGGATGGTGGAGCGTCAGCGTCCGCAGGTGTGGGACGTGCTCGAAGAGGTCATCGCCGAGCACCCGGTGTTGCTGAACCGCGCACCGACCCTGCACCGCCTCGGTATTCAGGCCTTTGAGCCACAGCTGGTGGAGGGCAAGGCAATTCAGCTGCACCCGTTGGTGTGTGAGGCGTTCAACGCCGACTTCGACGGTGACCAGATGGCCGTGCACCTGCCGCTGAGTGCGGAGGCGCAGGCCGAGGCCCGCATCCTGATGCTGTCGAGCAACAACATCCTCTCGCCGGCCTCGGGTCGTCCGCTGGCCATGCCGCGTCTGGACATGGTGACCGGGCTGTACTTCCTGACCACCGAGATCGACGGTGACAAGGGCGAATACCAGCCTCCCGCCAAGGACCGTCCGGAGTCGGGCGTGTACGCCTCGCCCGCCGAGGCGATCATGGCGATGGACCGCGGTGCGTTGAGCGTGCGCGCGAAGATCAAGGTGCGGCTGACTCAGCTGCGTCCGCCTGCCGAGCTGGAGGCTGAGCTGTTCGGCCAAAACGGTTGGCAGCCGGGCGATTCCTGGATCGCGTCGACCACGCTGGGCCGGGTGATCTTCAACGAACTGCTGCCCGTCGGGTACCCGTTCGTGGACAAGCAGATGCACAAGAAGGTGCAGGCTGCGATCATCAACGACCTGGCCGAGCGCTACCCGATGATCGTCGTCGCACAGACCGTCGACAAGCTCAAGGACGCCGGTTTCTACTGGGCCACCCGAAGCGGTGTCACGGTCTCGATGGCCGACGTGCTGGTGCCGCCGGGCAAGCAGGAGATCCTCGACGCGTACGAAGAGCGTGCCGACAAGGTCGAAAAGCAGTTCCAGCGTGGTGCTTTGAACCACGACGAACGCAACGAGGCCTTGGTGGAGATCTGGAAGGAAGCCACCGACCAGGTTGGTGAGGCGCTGCGCGAGCACTACCCCGCCGACAACCCGATCATCACGATCGTCGACTCGGGTGCCACGGGTAACTTCACCCAGACCCGGACGCTGGCCGGCATGAAGGGTCTGGTGACCAACCCGAAGGGTGAGTTCATCCCGCGCCCGATCAAGTCGTCGTTCCGTGAAGGCCTGACGGTGTTGGAGTACTTCATCAACACCCACGGCGCCCGGAAGGGTCTGGCGGACACCGCATTGCGTACCGCCGACTCGGGTTACCTGACACGTCGTCTGGTCGACGTGAGCCAGGACGTCATCGTCCGCGAGACCGACTGCGGCACCGAGCGCGGGATCATCGTCGAGCTGGCCGAGCGTCAGCCCGACGGCACGCTGATCCGCGACCCGTTCATCGAAACCTCGGCGTACGCAAGGACGTTGGGCACCGACGCGGTGGACGGCGACGGCAACGTCGTGGTCGCCCGCGGGCACGATATCGGTGACCCGGAGATCGACGCGTTGCTCGCGGCCGGTATCACTCAGGTGAAGGTGCGTTCGGTGCTGACCTGCACCACCGGCACCGGGGTGTGCGCGACCTGCTACGGCCGGTCGATGGCGACCGGCAAGCTGGTCGACATCGGTGAGGCCGTCGGTATCGTCGCCGCGCAGTCCATCGGTGAGCCCGGCACGCAGCTGACCATGCGTACCTTCCACCAGGGTGGTGTCGGTGAGGACATCACCGGCGGTCTGCCCCGTGTGCAGGAGCTGTTCGAGGCTCGGGTGCCGCGCGGCAAGGCACCGATCGCCGACGTCACCGGACGGGTGCACCTCGAAGACGGCGAGCGCTTCTACAAGATCACCATCGTCCCCGACGACGGTGGCGAGGAAGTGGTCTACGACAAGCTGTCGAAACGGCAGCGGCTGCGCGTCTTCAAGCACGAGGACGGCTCGGAGCGGCTGCTCGCCGACGGTGACCACGTCGAGGTCGGCCAGCAGCTGATGGAGGGCTCCGCGGACCCGCACGAGGTGCTGCGTGTGCAGGGCCCCCGCGAAGTGCAGATCCACCTGACCAAGGAGGTCCAGGAGGTCTACCGGGCTCAGGGTGTGTCGATCCACGACAAGCACATCGAGGTGATCGTCCGGCAGATGCTGCGCCGGGTGACCATCATCGACTCGGGCTCGACGGAGTTCCTGCCCGGCTCGCTGATCGACCGTGCCGAGTTCGAGGCGTCCAACCGACGGGTGGTGGCCGAGAGCGGCGAGCCCGCGGCCGGCCGTCCGGTGCTGATGGGTATCACCAAGGCGTCGCTGGCCACCGACTCGTGGCTGAGCGCGGCGTCGTTCCAGGAGACCACGCGAGTGCTGACCGATGCGGCGATCAACTGCCGCAGCGACAAGCTGCAGGGTCTGAAGGAGAACGTGATCATCGGAAAGCTGATCCCGGCCGGTACCGGCATCAACCGGTACCGCAACATCCAGGTGCAGCCGACCGAGGAAGCCCGCGCCGCGGCGTACACGATCCCGTCGTACGAGGATCAGTACTACAGCCCGGACTTCGGCCAGGCCACCGGAGCCGCGGTTCCGCTGGACGATTACGGGTATTCGGACTACCGGTAGTCCCCGCTATCGGCGTACACGAAAAAGGCCCCGGGTTTTCCCGGGGTCTTTTTCGCATGCCGTTGTGCCCGCCTCATAGCGACAATGCGGCCGGACGCCGCGTCGACGTGCCCCACTAGACTGGCCGCGTGCTGATCGGTTCACATGTCAGTCCGCAAGATCCGCTGGCCGCAGCTGCGGCCGAAGACGCCGACGTCGTGCAGATCTTCCTGGGCAACCCGCAGAGTTGGAAGGCACCCAAACCGCGTGACGACGCCGCGGAGCTCAAGGCGGCGGCGCTGCCGATCTATGTGCATGCGCCCTACTTGATCAACGTGGCGTCGGCGAACAACCGGGTGCGCATCCCGTCGCGCAAGATCCTGCAGGACACCTGCGAGGCGGCGGCTCACATCGGCGCGGCGGCCGTGATCGTGCACGGCGGCCACGTCACCGAAGATGACGATCTCGACGAGGGCTTCGATCGCTGGCGCAAGGCACTCGACCGGTTGGAGTCCGAGGTTCCGGTCTATTTGGAGAACACCGCCGGCGGTGACCACGCCATGGCCCGGCACTTCGACACCATCGGTCGGCTGTGGGATCACATCGGCGACAGCGGAATTGGCTTCTGCCTCGACACCTGCCACGCCTGGGCGGCCGGTGAGGCGTTGGTCGACGCCGTCGACCGCATCAAGGCCATCACCGGCCGGATCGACTTGGTGCACTGCAACGACTCCAAGGACGCGGCGGGCTCGGGCCGCGACCGGCACGCCAATTTCGGTACCGGGCAGATCGACCCCGACATGCTGGTGGCTGTGGTCGAGGCCGCGGACGCGCCGGTGATCTGCGAGACGGCCGAGGAAGGCCGCAAAGACGACATCGCCTTCCTGCGGGAGAAGACGAGCCGCTGACATGCTTCGTCGGATCGCGACGCTGGTGGGCGTCGCGTTGGTCATCGCGGGCTGCTCGGTCGTGCATCCGAAGCCGCCGTCGGGCTTCGTGACCGGCACCAGCATCCACACCGTCAACCTCGTCGGCCGCGAGCGCCATTACCGGCTGCACATACCCGCAGGGCTGCGGGCGTCGGCACGGCTGGTCGTGGTGCTGCACGGCGGCTTCGGCAACGCCGAGCAGGCCGAAAGATCCTACGGCTGGGACCAATTGGCCGATTCGGAGAAATTCGTCGTCGCCTATCCCGACGGTGTCAACCGGGCATGGAACGTCAACGGCGGAGGCTGCTGTGGCAGGCCGGCCCGGGAGAACGTCGACGATGTCGCGTTCATCGGCAAAGCGGTCGCCGATGTCGCCCAAAACGTCGGCATCGACGTGGCACGGGTGTATGCGACCGGCATGAGCAACGGCGCCATGATGTCCTACACGCTGGCCTGCGACACCACGTTGTTCGCTGCGATCGGCCCGGTCTCCGGCACCCAACTAGGCTCGTGCCGCTCACCCCATCCCGTCTCCGTCATGGCGGTGCACGGCACCGCGGATCCGCTGGTGCCCTACGGCGGCGGGCCCGGCCGCGGCTTCGCGCATGTCAACGGTCCACCGGTACCGGAGTTGAATGCGTTCTGGCGCAACATCGATCACTGTCAGAAGCCGACCGCCGAGACCAGCGGTCCGGTCACCACCTCGACCG
This genomic window contains:
- a CDS encoding DNA-directed RNA polymerase subunit beta'; translation: MLDVNFFDELRIGLATAEDIRNWSYGEVKKPETINYRTLKPEKDGLFCEKIFGPTRDWECYCGKYKRVRFKGIICERCGVEVTRAKVRRERMGHIELAAPVTHIWYFKGVPSRLGYLLDLAPKDLEKIIYFAAYVITAVDDEMRHNELSTLEAEMVVERKAVEDQRDADLEARAQKLEADLAELEAEGAKADARRKVRDGGEREMRQLRDRAQRELDRLEEIWTTFTKLAPKQLIVDEVLYRELVDRYGEYFTGAMGAESIQKLIENFDIEAEAETLRDVIRNGKGQKKLRALKRLKVVAAFQANSNSPMGMVLDAVPVIPPELRPMVQLDGGRFATSDLNDLYRRVINRNNRLKRLIDLGAPEIIVNNEKRMLQESVDALFDNGRRGRPVTGPGNRPLKSLSDLLKGKQGRFRQNLLGKRVDYSGRSVIVVGPQLKLHQCGLPKLMALELFKPFVMKRLVDLNHAQNIKSAKRMVERQRPQVWDVLEEVIAEHPVLLNRAPTLHRLGIQAFEPQLVEGKAIQLHPLVCEAFNADFDGDQMAVHLPLSAEAQAEARILMLSSNNILSPASGRPLAMPRLDMVTGLYFLTTEIDGDKGEYQPPAKDRPESGVYASPAEAIMAMDRGALSVRAKIKVRLTQLRPPAELEAELFGQNGWQPGDSWIASTTLGRVIFNELLPVGYPFVDKQMHKKVQAAIINDLAERYPMIVVAQTVDKLKDAGFYWATRSGVTVSMADVLVPPGKQEILDAYEERADKVEKQFQRGALNHDERNEALVEIWKEATDQVGEALREHYPADNPIITIVDSGATGNFTQTRTLAGMKGLVTNPKGEFIPRPIKSSFREGLTVLEYFINTHGARKGLADTALRTADSGYLTRRLVDVSQDVIVRETDCGTERGIIVELAERQPDGTLIRDPFIETSAYARTLGTDAVDGDGNVVVARGHDIGDPEIDALLAAGITQVKVRSVLTCTTGTGVCATCYGRSMATGKLVDIGEAVGIVAAQSIGEPGTQLTMRTFHQGGVGEDITGGLPRVQELFEARVPRGKAPIADVTGRVHLEDGERFYKITIVPDDGGEEVVYDKLSKRQRLRVFKHEDGSERLLADGDHVEVGQQLMEGSADPHEVLRVQGPREVQIHLTKEVQEVYRAQGVSIHDKHIEVIVRQMLRRVTIIDSGSTEFLPGSLIDRAEFEASNRRVVAESGEPAAGRPVLMGITKASLATDSWLSAASFQETTRVLTDAAINCRSDKLQGLKENVIIGKLIPAGTGINRYRNIQVQPTEEARAAAYTIPSYEDQYYSPDFGQATGAAVPLDDYGYSDYR
- a CDS encoding alpha/beta hydrolase family esterase produces the protein MLRRIATLVGVALVIAGCSVVHPKPPSGFVTGTSIHTVNLVGRERHYRLHIPAGLRASARLVVVLHGGFGNAEQAERSYGWDQLADSEKFVVAYPDGVNRAWNVNGGGCCGRPARENVDDVAFIGKAVADVAQNVGIDVARVYATGMSNGAMMSYTLACDTTLFAAIGPVSGTQLGSCRSPHPVSVMAVHGTADPLVPYGGGPGRGFAHVNGPPVPELNAFWRNIDHCQKPTAETSGPVTTSTAGCTDNRGVVLVTVTDGGHHWPDFASKRLWEFFAAHPR
- the rpoB gene encoding DNA-directed RNA polymerase subunit beta: MALSRQSKKNSPGSAGSASSNSSVPGAPDRISFAKLREPLEVPGLLDVQTDSFEWLVGAPGWREIAKARGESDPTGGLEEVLKELSPIEDFSGSMSLSFSDPRFDEVKAPVDECKDKDMTYAAPLFVTAEFINNNTGEIKSQTVFMGDFPMMTEKGTFIINGTERVVVSQLVRSPGVYFDDTIDKSTEKVLHSVKVIPSRGAWLEFDIDKRDTVGVRIDRKRRQAVTVLLKALGWSNEQIRERFGFSEIMMQTLERDPTQNSDEALLEIYRRLRPGEPPTKESAQTLLENLFFKEKRYDLARVGRYKINKKLGLSATPAETSSTTLTEEDVVATVEYLVRLHEGQTSMTVPGGVEVPVETDDIDHFGNRRLRTVGELIQNQIRVGMSRMERVVRERMTTQDVEAITPQTLINIRPVVAAIKEFFGTSQLSQFMDQNNPLSGLTHKRRLSALGPGGLSRERAGLEVRDVHSSHYGRMCPIETPEGPNIGLIGSLSVYARVNPFGFIETPYRKVVNGVVTDEIEYLTADEEDRHVVAQANSPLDGEGHFTEDRVLVRRKGGEVEYVSSSEVDYMDVSPRQMVSVATAMIPFLEHDDANRALMGANMQRQAVPLVRSEAPLVGTGMELRAAIDAGDVVVAEKAGVIEEVSADYITVMADDGTRHTYRMRKFARSNHGTCANQRPIVDAGERVEAGQVIADGPCTDNGEMALGKNLLVAIMPWEGHNYEDAIILSNRLVEEDVLTSIHIEEHEIDARDTKLGAEEITRDIPNVSDEVLADLDERGIVRIGAEVRDGDILVGKVTPKGETELTPEERLLRAIFGEKAREVRDTSLKVPHGESGKVIGIRVFSREDDDELPAGVNELVRVYVAQKRKISDGDKLAGRHGNKGVIGKILAQEDMPFLPDGTPVDIILNTHGVPRRMNIGQILETHLGWCAHSGWKVDVAGGVPGWAENLPERMLEAESNNIVATPVFDGAKEDELTGLLASTLPNRDGEVLVNKDGKAVLFDGRSGEPFPYPVTVGFMYIMKLHHLVDDKIHARSTGPYSMITQQPLGGKAQFGGQRFGEMECWAMQAYGAAYTLQELLTIKSDDTVGRVKVYEAIVKGENIPEPGIPESFKVLLKELQSLCLNVEVLSSDGAAIEMRDGDDEDLERAAANLGINLSRNESASVEDLA
- a CDS encoding deoxyribonuclease IV; the encoded protein is MLIGSHVSPQDPLAAAAAEDADVVQIFLGNPQSWKAPKPRDDAAELKAAALPIYVHAPYLINVASANNRVRIPSRKILQDTCEAAAHIGAAAVIVHGGHVTEDDDLDEGFDRWRKALDRLESEVPVYLENTAGGDHAMARHFDTIGRLWDHIGDSGIGFCLDTCHAWAAGEALVDAVDRIKAITGRIDLVHCNDSKDAAGSGRDRHANFGTGQIDPDMLVAVVEAADAPVICETAEEGRKDDIAFLREKTSR